In Neodiprion virginianus isolate iyNeoVirg1 chromosome 6, iyNeoVirg1.1, whole genome shotgun sequence, the genomic window AATATGACACCGCACGAGGCTGTCGCGATCCTACCTTCAATGGGACCGGCGGCATTCGGACTATGCGACAGCAACTCTGaggaatttttcgaaataatcgAGAGTTGTGAGAGTATGATTTGTCCGAGTAGGATGAAGTACAGAAGCCAGTCGGGTCGGTGTAACAACCCCAAACACTCCAATTGGGGTACTGCTTTTGAGTCATATGTCAGACTCTTGCCGGCTGAATACGCGGACGGCGTATCGCTTCCCCGGTTCTTGAATCTCCCGAGTGCCCGGGATGTATCGCTGGGTGTCCACTCAGGTCTACCGGATCAGCCACATCCACATTTGATGGCCCTGGCGGCGTTATTCGGTCAGTTCATCGCGTACGACTTGTCTCACACACCGAAGGTCGAACTGCCCGACGGAACGAAGCTCAAGTGCTGCGATGTCAGCTATGAACACTTTCATTCCGAGTGCTTTCCTATAAAGACTGGCGACAACACGGCGACCCACTGTATGGAGTATACACGGTCGGCCCCGGATCCCGGAAACATCTCCGAGGTATATTTCTAAATGCACTGTatttacgtacatacatacatacatatgtaggGAAAAGTGAGCTATATCGTATAACTCTCTAAGAAATGATGGACGTATAGGGTAAGCAGTGTATGTCCCATTCCCCGAAAAGCACCTCTGGTACAAAAACCTAGCTTGTGCTAAGTACATTAAAGTGGAAACcttcaataaaaattcactttgTACTTTAGAAACAACCAAAATGACAATGTTCATTCAAATGAGTACCAGCAACAATACCCTACCTTCAAAAAAGTAGTGAAATCAAAATCCTTACTGGCAAGTACATCTGCACTTCTtcgcaattataataaatgaaCACTACAAATATAGAATTATGAACGAAATTAAGAATTCGGGGTTAGATGTATTTGAGGGGCCATTTTATTTGCCATGTGATAAAACTACTTTTGAATTGCATGGAAAACGACCCTGGTACCCCAGATGGCTCTGCAGCTTTTATTCTATTACGTGTGTCTTAAACTTCACGGGTGGAGCTATTTTCAGTGTACATACTCATATGTCGTATATGTGTACAGTTCAAGCGTATGTCATGTTATCCATTCTGAAAGTCGACTAGACGACGGTCGACGAAAATTCTTGACTGAAATGACAATTTCGACGACGTTGGAAATATTACAACTGTTATATCTGGTCTCTCGGTGCACCGATTGCATCGATATATAGCTTAAATGAAAGCTCTCGGAAATTACGTTTCAACTAAAATTGTCAAATGTCGTGATTCATCATGAGAGGAGAGAAATATGTGACGATATTTTCGCCATACAGGCCACAAGCTTCTCTTCGCGGTAAAGGAGGATATGTACGTTGGCTCGCGCgctgaattattatttattatcaatgaACCTAATGCGAGGAACGACTTTTCCTTTTCACAGAGTGGAACGATTTACTTAGCGGCGCGAGGTAGCCTACTTTCCCCTACATACCTAATTGTAGGAAGGGAATAGATATATCATAAGGAATCTGGGTGCGAGCTTTTTTTATAGCTCACCCAAAATTCATGAAAACacctatatattatacttttgACATACGATTTCAAGTTTCATACTGTGCAACCAATGTATTTCATGAATGCAAGTAATTTACAGAAAACGATTTTTCCAAAGTATTGTACATGTACGCACGATAGAGCCATCTAAGATTGATTAATGTAATCACCACACATTATATAGGGCTGTAGGTTAGGGCCGCGACAGCAAATAAACCAGGCAACATCATACCTGGATCTGTCTTCGGTCTATGGAATTTCTGATTCGAAGACGAGAGTACTGCGCTCAGGTGTCGGAGGCCGCCTGAAAACGCAAAGGAAAAATTTACCAATGCCCTCTGCAATACCGGGCAGCTGCCGGAGTGATATCGCAGCGTTTCCGTGCTTTTACAGTGGCGATGCCCGTGTCAACGAACATCCGGGTCTCGCTCTCATACACCTTCTCTTTATTCGAGAGCACAATAAGGTGGCAGCTCGACTCGAGTCCCTCAATTGTCACTGGAATGATGACACGTTATTTGAGGAAGCTCGGCGAATCGTGATTGCCGAAT contains:
- the LOC124307212 gene encoding peroxidasin homolog pxn-2-like isoform X5 — translated: MNDMDFKVIGLALRWLLTISVLVHGTLLPVRMLQELGKRANALSARYDQMEAGILASKIHLTQGTPAWYLGASHTILPEVRNLTHRAIRSETVAMMLVAAMNMTPHEAVAILPSMGPAAFGLCDSNSEEFFEIIESCESMICPSRMKYRSQSGRCNNPKHSNWGTAFESYVRLLPAEYADGVSLPRFLNLPSARDVSLGVHSGLPDQPHPHLMALAALFGQFIAYDLSHTPKVELPDGTKLKCCDVSYEHFHSECFPIKTGDNTATHCMEYTRSAPDPGNISEGCRLGPRQQINQATSYLDLSSVYGISDSKTRVLRSGVGGRLKTQRKNLPMPSAIPGSCRSDIAAFPCFYSGDARVNEHPGLALIHLLFIREHNKVAARLESLNCHWNDDTLFEEARRIVIAELQHITYNEFLPVVLGESALDRWNLRLKVEGFFWGYQPQTDATLSNAAASVGLLFVAAITPKTIDLVDTRSKKFVKFGERSLLSSFYAPQELYEAGAIDRLIAGVTASHSRKPMPPGLNEIFLGRYFHDGKSSENPIDLVAQLIQRGRDHGLPPYTKWRTFCGMPDVSTFADLRGTVSVEAIRRLRLIYGDRLPCFEFLP
- the LOC124307212 gene encoding peroxidasin homolog pxn-2-like isoform X4; translation: MNDMDFKVIGLALRWLLTISVLVHGTLLPVRMLQELGKRANALSARYDQMEAGILASKIHLTQGTPAWYLGASHTILPEVRNLTHRAIRSETVAMMLVAAMNMTPHEAVAILPSMGPAAFGLCDSNSEEFFEIIESCESMICPSRMKYRSQSGRCNNPKHSNWGTAFESYVRLLPAEYADGVSLPRFLNLPSARDVSLGVHSGLPDQPHPHLMALAALFGQFIAYDLSHTPKVELPDGTKLKCCDVSYEHFHSECFPIKTGDNTATHCMEYTRSAPDPGNISEGCRLGPRQQINQATSYLDLSSVYGISDSKTRVLRSGVGGRLKTQRKNLPMPSAIPGSCRSDIAAFPCFYSGDARVNEHPGLALIHLLFIREHNKVAARLESLNCHWNDDTLFEEARRIVIAELQHITYNEFLPVVLGESALDRWNLRLKVEGFFWGYQPQTDATLSNAAASVGLLFVAAITPKTIDLVDTRSKKFVKFGERSLLSSFYAPQELYEAGAIDRLIAGVTASHSRKPMPPGLNEIFLGRYFHDGKSSENPIDLVAQLIQRGRDHGLPPYTKWRTFCGMPDVSTFADLRGTVSVEAIRRLRLIYGLSVVVRCPLREVSL